Proteins from one Malaya genurostris strain Urasoe2022 chromosome 2, Malgen_1.1, whole genome shotgun sequence genomic window:
- the LOC131429558 gene encoding zinc finger protein 574-like has protein sequence MSLALNFERKCRTCGTDILELTCGIPIFGSGLQLDQKILRYLGLNVSLHDDLPKCLCATCFIKVESIDKFAILAKKTEEAYLGWFKCIRANLVKQYSPLSTIHSTTTNSTAPTSATASCSSKFDSSIHRPTGDNQISFGCNSPPTIGELQTLKLIKPEVSIISYSDLKLGLLIKDQELLKLILKALRWAEHDRKATFDVLIQRLKNTTFREILSNRNLLSDSDLTQLLKSYIGQEAFNKLTGATNTDINSLMSSRAATIQPVIQVSSENLSISTASTTFQLDDERVTRMEVGVDPSLYLDDEESQNKLKLEQQRKSESVVTIQLVPANLPKKSCSEKMIPAILKYDVRNNGNFPCKSCPSTFSSHSDLQQHVLTSHLNNSKMVQPDDVKEKKVIKIRVKKNKIKAECLTPKPPDQNILASIPISIPPTTTITVIPAVTKPVESKPIEATSSVTCKEILPKPCEIPIATTKVTIKEKPAGKSQSKARKKSERKITIKLDQILSKRTRSQRDSGRRSKLMGAICKKRLKMKEDLKIQMNDHSKLKGTYTCDKCDRVFKTSINLSRHRQFHAGERFSCDRCRRVYPTSSTLRTHKITHSDARPHRCTVCDKTFKRNQDLKFHLNQHTGARPYKCPHCTKSFASSGNCFSHRKRMHTSDTNTGVLAVPGKPETRSSRRILN, from the exons GTATCCCTTCACGACGACTTGCCCAAGTGTTTGTGTGCAACCTGTTTCATCAAAGTCGAAAGCATCGACAAGTTCGCCATCCTGGCCAAAAAAACAGAGGAAGCATATCTGGGCTGGTTTAAATGCATTCGTGCAAACCTCGTCAAACAATATAGCCCTCTATCTACCATACATTCAACGACTACAAATTCAACGGCGCCTACTTCCGCTACTGCGAGCTGTTCGTCAAAGTTCGACTCCAGCATACACAGACCTACTGGCGACAATCAGATCTCGTTCGGTTGCAACAGTCCACCGACAATCGGAGAATTGCAAACATTGAAATTAATTAAACCAGAAGTTTCGATCATATCTTATAGCGATCTCAAGCTGGGCTTGTTGATTAAGGATCAAGAGCTGCTGAAGTTGATACTCAAGGCCCTTAGATGGGCAGAACACGACCGCAAAGCCACGTTCGATGTGCTGATTCAGCGACTAAAGAACACTACGTTTAGAGAAATCTTGTCCAACCGCAACTTATTGAGCGATAGTGATCTAACGCAGCTCCTGAAATCGTACATAGGACAGGAAGCATTCAACAAACTCACAGGAGCAACAAATACCGATATCAACAGTCTAATGAGTTCTAGAGCTGCAACGATTCAACCTGTGATCCAAGTCAGTTCGGAAAACTTATCGATCAGTACGGCGAGTACTACTTTCCAATTGGATGACGAACGAGTTACACGAATGGAAGTTGGTGTTGATCCCAGCCTATATCTGGATGACGAAGAGTCACAAAACAAACTCAAACTTGAGCAGCAACGGAAATCGGAAAGTGTAGTCACTATTCAGTTGGTTCCGGCCAATCTACCGAAAAAGAGCTGCAGCGAGAAG ATGATACCGGCAATTTTAAAGTATGACGTTCGCAACAACGGTAATTTCCCTTGTAAAAGTTGCCCGTCAACCTTCTCTTCCCATTCAGATTTACAACAACACGTTTTGACATCTCatttaaataactcaaaaatggtGCAACCTGACGATGTCAAAGAGAAAAAAGTAATCAAAATAAGAGTTAAGAAAAATAAGATTAAAGCTGAATGTCTAACTCCTAAGCCGCCTGATCAAAACATTCTAGCGTCAATTCCAATATCAATTCCACCAACAACGACCATTACCGTCATACCTGCCGTAACCAAGCCTGTTGAAAGTAAGCCCATAGAAGCAACATCCAGTGTAACGTGTAAGGAAATACTGCCAAAGCCTTGTGAAATTCCCATAGCAACGACGAAAGTTACGATTAAAGAAAAACCAGCGGGAAAATCACAGTCTAAGGCCAGGAAAAAATCAGAACGTAAAATTACCATCAAACTGGATCAGATTCTGTCCAAACGCACTCGAAGTCAGCGGGACTCTGGCAGAAGATCAAAGCTTATGGGCGCAATTTGCAAGAAACGCCTCAAAATGAAGGAGGACCTTAAGATCCAAATGAATGATCACAGCAAGCTCAAAGGAACGTACACCTGTGACAAGTGTGATCGGGTGTTCAAAACGTCGATAAACCTTTCGCGTCACCGACAGTTTCACGCAGGAGAAAGATTTTCCTGCGACCGCTGCCGACGGGTATATCCTACCAGCAGTACACTCCGAACCCACAAGATCACCCACAGTGATGCAAGACCGCACAGATGCACCGTTTGTGATAAAACGTTCAAACGAAATCAGGATCTGAAG TTCCATTTGAACCAACACACCGGAGCACGGCCATACAAGTGTCCACACTGTACAAAATCATTTGCCAGCTCAGGCAACTGTTTCTCTCACCGGAAACGAATGCACACTAGCGACACCAACACCGGTGTATTAGCAGTTCCGGGTAAACCAGAAACCCGATCAAGCAGAAGAATTTTAAATTGA